The Stieleria maiorica genome includes the window TCACCCATGGTCCGGGACGTGCCCCCGCACTGCCGCAAGACGTTTGTGTGCTGAGCGTTCGCCCCAGTGACATCAGCAAAACATCACTGGCGATCAGGCAGAACGCGATGGTCGCAGGAATAATGCCTGCCAGCCCCAGCCCCGAAACGATCGACGCGTGAAGGCCCAAGGCGATCGGCAAGACGCGGGCGGCAAGTGGCGACCGCAAGACCCACGAGTCGAATCTTTGAACCCGATCCACGTCGCATTCCAGCGCCGCGATGGTCACACAGTTCGCGGTGAACACCAGCGCGGTCATCACCACCGATACGACCAAGGACATGACATCGTCGGCCGCGGCTTCGACCCAGGCGTTCAAACTGACGCCGAAGGCAAAGACCATTCCGGCCTGCAATTCCTTGGGAAACCGACGCACCGAATCCTTGAGGAACTGCACACTCGCCACGTACGCCAGGACCGCCGCGATCGCTGCACATCCCCACCGCAATTGGGGCTCGGTTGCATTGGAAACAATCAGTGCGGCGTCCAGCACCAATATCAGAACCCACGCCACGCCTAGCGTTTTCCGATGGCGGAAATGAAAGAGGTGCCGAATCGTATGGGATTGCGTCGTGTCCAGATGGAGCGAGTCAAGCAGCCGATCGGCGGTGTAGACCAGCCAGATCGAAAGGCCGATGATCGCCAGCTCGTACCCCGCCGGCGATCGATGACAAAACTGGTCGGTGAACACGAACAACCAGACCAGCCCAACGGTCACCGCATCGATCGAAAGCACGTTGGCCCACGCCCAGGCGGGGACGGTGTCGCGGTGGTGGGCAGGTGGAGTCGTCAACGGACCGTGGACTCAATGATTCAACGAAGTATCCGCATCTTGGACGTGGCTGCGGCGATGACACTCGAAATTGAACGATTCTAGCGGTCCGTCAACGTTAGATTTTCGGGTTGCGTTTGTCGAGCGGAAAAGGGGTCAGGTACCAAAAACCAAATGGCCCGCAGGGGGCTTCGCATTTTTGGTACCTGACCCCTTTTCCGCGGCACCCCCGCGAGATCGGACCGAGGGGAAACAGAAGACTGATTGGTCCCATGGGGCCGTGTGAATGCGCCACCCGATCCCCCTTTTTAGCCTGAAAGCCATCTGCACGGGTCGCAAATCCAGCCCAGAGCTAGCTGACCCCCTACAATGTAGAGTTGGTTCGCAAGCTGAGGTTTCAGGTGTTCGGTAAAGTCAAATTCACGATCGGATTGCTCGCCGTCGTTGTCGCATTTACGACAAGCGGGTGTAGTCGCATGCCGGACGATGGGATCCGATTTGCAGAGGTGACCGAGTCGCAGCCGATTGCGATCGAAGATTTTTCGGACTTGCGATTCACCGACAAGGATGGCAATCAGGTGGTGTTGGCCGAAGTGATGACGCGCGACTATTTGGTGCTGGTGATCACCCGAGGCTGGTACGGCGGCGTGTGTTTCTACTGTGCGTCCCAGACCTCTCGTTGGGCGCGTCGATTCGATGAGCTGGAACCCTACAACGCTCAGTTGGTCGTCATTTTCCCCACCGAAACCGAAGAAGACGCACCAAAGCTGGGCGAGTTGACCAAGCGGATCAAAGGGGGCGAGATACCCAACCAGGACGTTCCTTATCCGATTCTGTTGGACATCAATTTGTCCAGCGTCGACCAATTGGGGATTCGCGCGGAACTTGCCAAACCATCAACTTACATCATCGATCGCGAAGGACGCGTGCGATTCGCGTACGTGGGCGAATCGATCGCCGATCGCCCCACCGTCGACTCCGTGCTTCGGCAATTGGGCCAATTGAATCAATAAATGTCCCCCGATACTTCGCGTCGAACATGCCGATCGTAGACCAAGAGCGGAAGTTCATTGAGACCTGTCTGGAGCTTCAGTTGCTCAAGGAAACCGACGCGAAATCGTTGGAGCAGCAGGTCGGTCAGGACGGGCAAGGGATCTCCCAACTGGCGCTTCAGCGCGGTCTGCTGACGCCGGCGGAAGTTGACATCGTGCACGCGCTGCAGCATCCGTCGGACACCGTTCCGGGGTACCAGATATTGGATCTGGTCGGCCGCGGCGGAATGGGGGCCGTGTACCGTGCGGTGCAGACCGACTTGGATCGCATCGTCGCGTTAAAAATCATCCTGATCAGCAACGTGGCGCATCCGAACGCCACGGCACGATTCGAACGCGAAGCCAAGGCGCTCGCCCGGCTCCGGCATCCCAACATTGTCCAGGCCTTTAACTTTGGCAAGCACGACGGGCGCTATCACTTTGCGATGGAGTTTGTTCCGGGAAGGACCTGCGAGCAAGTCGTCAGAGAGGCCGGCACCATGTCGCCGCAATCCGTCTGGTCGATCGTGCGTCAGGTCGCATCGGGGCTGTTGCACGCCGTCGGCCAGAATTTGATTCATCGGGACATCAAACCGGCCAACCTGATCCTGCTGCCACCGCCGGAGGGTTCTGCTGCAAAAACCGATATCGTCAAGATCGCCGATTTTGGGCTGGCGATGTTTGCCGATCCAAGTGCCGAACAACTGAAAATCACGACGGGCGAAAAAGTGATGGGAAGCCCTGCGTACATGTCACCCGAGCAGTTCGGAGGCCGGGAGGTCGACTTTCGCACCGACATGTATTCGTTGGGGGCAACCGCGTGGCACCTGATGTTCGGAAAACCGCCGCATCAGGGTCGCAGCATTGCATCGCTGTACCAGCAAAAATCAGAGCGGCTTTTGGTTCATCCCGACGACTTGCCGATCCAATTGCCCCGCGAACAGATGACGCTGCTGCTGGACTTGCTCGATCCCGATCCGGAGGTGCGCCCCGCCAGCTACCAACAGCTGATTGACCAAATAGATGCCTTGCTCGTCAACGCTGCCGCGACCCCGACCACGGTGCCATCCAGTGCCGTGGACGAACACCCGAATCGCGGATTCATCAGCGAGCAGCCGACCGTCGAACGAGTGTCGCCGTTGGCCGAGGAAGAGACACCCACCGCAAGCAGCGGGGCATCGTCCGGCGAGAGCGTGACGCAAACGATCGCTTTATCTCATGCCCGGTCGATCCGTCGCATACGAATGAGCCGCTGGATCAGCGCCGTCGGGATCCTCGCAGTGGCCGCCCTTGCGATCGGGGGATTTCAATACTATCGCTCTCTGCCGGCGGCGCGAGTTCCGACCCGAGTGATCGGAAGCGTGCCGCTGTTTGACGGCGTCACGCTGAGCGGTTGGGACGTCGGCGGATCGATGGTCGGGGCTTGGAACACGCTGCAGGCACCCGATGCGTCCACCGCGATCGCCTGCATCACTCCTAAAGGAGCATTGACGCGGCGGTACGCCACCGATTCCATCCCCCGCATCAGCGTGTTCGTGTGGCCGCAGAAAGAAAGCGGCGCGATTGACATCGATTTTGCCTTCGACCCCAGTGATCCTTCCTCCCGTCGCGGATGTGTCCGGTTGCAGGGCGATCAATACCAGGTCGGGACGAAAACCTCCGATTTCGGTGACGTCGACGTGGCGTTCCGATCCGATGCTCTGCCCACCATTTTCGATCGCTTTCACGTCATCGACATTGAACGACAACGTGACGATTGGTTCGTCTTCCTGGAAGAAAAGTTTATCGGTTCTCTGCCCGTCGAAGACGTCACCAACGGCAGCGCCATTCGGCTGGTGGTTCATGAGAATCGCTCCCGCACCGCCGACCGACCACAAGCATTCTTCGCCGACGTTCAGCTGGATGAATTGGAATTCAAAGAGCGCGCGGATGCAGGGTAGAAGTGACAGAAAAATGGGCTCAACATTTTTCTGCCCCCCATTTTTCTGTCATCTTTCATCCATTTTCCTGTCTACTCCTTCCCACCTCGCTCGCCCGTTCCCGTATCCAACGCCCTATCGATCGTGAACGCCGAGGCCCGAATTCCAACGACTCCCAAATCATTCCTCCCAGGCTGGAGCACGCGTTCGAATTTGCTGGAACTCCACGTTTCATTCTTTCCATTGACGACGACCTGCTGGATTCTGGCACTTTCATGGAACGCTCGAAACACAATCCGCTCTCCGACCGGTAACCCGGTGATCGTCAGTTTTCCGTTCTCGTCGCTGATGCCGGCCAAACGATGGTCCAGCACCAGAATCCATGCGTTCATCCAAGGGTGGATGTTGCAGCGAATCGGAACCGGCGCGGGTTCTGTTTTATCCAACGATCGCTGCCACGGTGCCCCAACCGGACGCGTAACTCCCAGTGGGGCATTGTTAAAGAACTGAAAGTTGGGGTTGTGCCCCACCGGATCGTTGTCTTCCACACGCAGCGTGTCTCCCTTTCGGGCGAGCAAAATGTGGGGCCGGAACCGGCAGTGCCCGATCGTCAGCAGTTGCTGCTCGGACGGCGAATCTTGCTCCGGCAGCACCGTGCCACGTCGCCCGGTGTACACGTACAGGACGACATTTCGGATTCCATGGTTGGCCGGGTCGACGATCAACCGCTCGTCGGCAAGCGGCACTTGGCCGCAACACTGGCGATCCAGATGGGGCGTGATTCGGCGTGGCGTGGGCGGATCGCCGAGGTAGCGAAACGTCGCCACCAGCGTCGCGCTTTCCTCGGCCATTGCGGATTCCACCAAAAGCAACATCACGAGCGTCACGAGGAATCGCAATGATCGGTTCATGGGATACTTCGGGGGACGTGGACTGAAACTGTGAAATGCAACGTCGTTTTCCGGTGGTGCTGTAGCGGCATCCGCCGAGGCTTGTGGATTGAGTCAAAGATGCGAAATCAACGTCTGCATGCCAGCCCGACGCGTGAGCGAGGGGCGCCGCGTGGCCCCTCGCTCACGCGTCGGGCTGGCACTATTCCGTTCTCAGCAAGCCGTTGGCGTCTGGCACGGCCATTCAAACGTTTCCGCGCCGCCGGGACGTCTGTGCAGCGTGTATAGTAGGCGCTCGATTCGTTCCGTTGTCGATGAATGTTCTCCACATTCGATCCTTAACCCCATGTATATCAGACGATTCATGAGCTTCCGATTCCTCCCGGCGTTGGTGCTGATCGGGTGTTTGGCCACGCTCGTTGCGAATGCCGCCCGCGTTTCCGCCGACGACCGCCCCAATATCCTGTTCATTTTCAGTGACGATCACGCCCCCCACGCGATCGGAGCGTACAACGGTTGGCTGAAAAGCGTCGACCCGACGCCCAATATCGATCAACTCGCCAAGCAAGGCATCGTCTTTCGGAACAGTTTCTGTACCAATTCGATCTGCGGTCCCAGCCGTGCCGTGATCCAGACCGGAAAACACAGCCACAAGAACGGCTTCATGAACAACGGCAACTCGTTCGATTGGAACCAGCAAACGTTCCCCAAACTGTTGCAAAAAGCGGGCTACACGACGGCGATCTATGGAAAGTCTCACCTGAAAGGCCAGCCGCAAGGCTACGACGACTGGAAAGTGCTGCCCGGCCAAGGGCTTTACTACAACCCGGACCTGATCACCCCGGACGGCCGCACGCGGATCGAAGGGCACTGCACCGACGTCGTGACGGATCTGGCGGTCGAGTGGCTCAAGGAAGGACGCACCGATGACAAGCCGTTCCTGTTGATGGTCCAGCACAAGGCGCCGCACCGAAACTGGATGCCGGCGCTACGACACTTGGACCTGTACGCCGACATCGACCTGCCCGAACCGAACACCTTGTTCGACAAGTGGCATGACAACGCCCCTCCGGCGCGACACCAGGAATTGGAAATCGACCGGCACATGCACCTGAACTTTGACCTGTTCGTCGACTTGACGCCTGAATTCGATGGCAATGCGATCGTCGGACGCTTTGACAAATCGGCGTGGCGGAACATGCAACGGATGACGCCGGAACAACTGCAAGCCTGGTTCGCCGCTTATCGCCCACGCGACAAAGCGTTTCACGAAGCCAACCTCACGGCCGACAGCTTGGTCCGCTGGAAATACCAACGGTACGCCAAGAACTACCTGCGCTGCGTCAAAGGCGTCGATGAAAGTGTCGGCACCCTGATGGAAACCCTCGATGAACTGGGACTGTCCGACAACACCGTCGTCATCTACTCGTCCGACCAAGGCTTTTACATCGGCGACCACGGTTGGTACGACAAGCGGTGGATGTACGAAGAATCATTGAAGATGCCGCTGATCGTCAAGTGGCCCGGCGTGACCAAACCGGGGGCGACCGACGATCATCTGGTGCAAAACCTGGACTATGCCGAGACGTTTCTGGAGATGGCCGGAGCGGAGGTGCCCGAAGACATGCAAGGCGAATCGCTGGTGCCGCTATTGAAAGGCGAATCCCCCGACGATTGGCGGCGCAGTATCTATTACCATTACTACGAATACCCGAGCGTCCACATGGTGCCGCGGCAATACGGGGTCCGCAATCATCGTTACAAGCTGATCCGGTTTTACCAATTCGATGAATGGGAATTTTACGACCTCGAAACCGACCCCGATGAGCTGACCAACCAGTACAACAACCCCGAGTACGCCGACGAGATCACGGACATGAAACGCGAATTGGATCGTCTGCGAGAACACTATCAAGACGACAGCGATGTGTCGGTGTTGCCGAAAGAGCGGCAAATGGAATTGCGATCATGAGCGATTTGTCCGAATCATCCGCCCCGCAGGTCCCCGAATTGACGCCCCGCGTCTTTGTCCTGGGGTTGATCCTGTCGGTCGTCATGGGCGCGGCGAACGTGTATGTCGGATTGAAGGCGGGCATGACCGTGTCGGCTTCGATCCCGGCGGCCGTGATGGCGATGTTGCTGTTTCGGTTGCTGTTCAAGCGATCGAGCATCTTGGAAGCCAATCAGGTCCAGACGTGCGCGTCGGCCGGTGAGTCGTTGGCGGCGGGAATCATTTTCACGATGCCGGCGATGATTCTGATCGGGCACTGGGAATCGTTTGATTTCTGGACCGTTTCGTTGGTCGCACTCACCGGCGGCCTGCTCGGCATTTTGTTCATGATCCCGATGCGTCGGGTGTTCGTGGCCGACAACGAAGACCTGCCGTTCCCCGAGGGCGTCGCCTGTGCGGCGGTGTTGGAAGCCGGTCAGCAAGGTGACCAACAGCGCGGTGCGGCGACCAGTTTGTTGATCGGCGGCGCGTTGGGGGCGGTGTTCAAGTTTTGCGCGGGGTTTCTTGCGCTGGTCAACGACACGCTGCAAGTCGCCCGGACCGCCGGTGATCGGATCTTCTATTTCGGCGGAGACCTGTCGCCGATGTTGGTCGCCGTCGGATTCATCGTCCGCTTGAACGTCGCCGTGTTGATCTTTGTCGGTGGCGCGATCGGATGGCTGATCGGGATTCCGTTGATGGGCGGCGCATCGGGTTACGACGATCCGATCAACGGTGCTTGGACGATTTGGAGCACCGAAATCCGGTACGTCGGGGTGGGCGCGATGGTCGTCGGCGGGATCGGTTCATTGATCGCTGTGCGACAGGGGTTGTTCACGGCGGTCTCCGAATTGTGG containing:
- a CDS encoding sulfatase family protein, with translation MSFRFLPALVLIGCLATLVANAARVSADDRPNILFIFSDDHAPHAIGAYNGWLKSVDPTPNIDQLAKQGIVFRNSFCTNSICGPSRAVIQTGKHSHKNGFMNNGNSFDWNQQTFPKLLQKAGYTTAIYGKSHLKGQPQGYDDWKVLPGQGLYYNPDLITPDGRTRIEGHCTDVVTDLAVEWLKEGRTDDKPFLLMVQHKAPHRNWMPALRHLDLYADIDLPEPNTLFDKWHDNAPPARHQELEIDRHMHLNFDLFVDLTPEFDGNAIVGRFDKSAWRNMQRMTPEQLQAWFAAYRPRDKAFHEANLTADSLVRWKYQRYAKNYLRCVKGVDESVGTLMETLDELGLSDNTVVIYSSDQGFYIGDHGWYDKRWMYEESLKMPLIVKWPGVTKPGATDDHLVQNLDYAETFLEMAGAEVPEDMQGESLVPLLKGESPDDWRRSIYYHYYEYPSVHMVPRQYGVRNHRYKLIRFYQFDEWEFYDLETDPDELTNQYNNPEYADEITDMKRELDRLREHYQDDSDVSVLPKERQMELRS
- a CDS encoding serine/threonine-protein kinase; translated protein: MPIVDQERKFIETCLELQLLKETDAKSLEQQVGQDGQGISQLALQRGLLTPAEVDIVHALQHPSDTVPGYQILDLVGRGGMGAVYRAVQTDLDRIVALKIILISNVAHPNATARFEREAKALARLRHPNIVQAFNFGKHDGRYHFAMEFVPGRTCEQVVREAGTMSPQSVWSIVRQVASGLLHAVGQNLIHRDIKPANLILLPPPEGSAAKTDIVKIADFGLAMFADPSAEQLKITTGEKVMGSPAYMSPEQFGGREVDFRTDMYSLGATAWHLMFGKPPHQGRSIASLYQQKSERLLVHPDDLPIQLPREQMTLLLDLLDPDPEVRPASYQQLIDQIDALLVNAAATPTTVPSSAVDEHPNRGFISEQPTVERVSPLAEEETPTASSGASSGESVTQTIALSHARSIRRIRMSRWISAVGILAVAALAIGGFQYYRSLPAARVPTRVIGSVPLFDGVTLSGWDVGGSMVGAWNTLQAPDASTAIACITPKGALTRRYATDSIPRISVFVWPQKESGAIDIDFAFDPSDPSSRRGCVRLQGDQYQVGTKTSDFGDVDVAFRSDALPTIFDRFHVIDIERQRDDWFVFLEEKFIGSLPVEDVTNGSAIRLVVHENRSRTADRPQAFFADVQLDELEFKERADAG
- a CDS encoding cupredoxin domain-containing protein — encoded protein: MNRSLRFLVTLVMLLLVESAMAEESATLVATFRYLGDPPTPRRITPHLDRQCCGQVPLADERLIVDPANHGIRNVVLYVYTGRRGTVLPEQDSPSEQQLLTIGHCRFRPHILLARKGDTLRVEDNDPVGHNPNFQFFNNAPLGVTRPVGAPWQRSLDKTEPAPVPIRCNIHPWMNAWILVLDHRLAGISDENGKLTITGLPVGERIVFRAFHESARIQQVVVNGKNETWSSSKFERVLQPGRNDLGVVGIRASAFTIDRALDTGTGERGGKE
- a CDS encoding peroxiredoxin family protein — encoded protein: MVRKLRFQVFGKVKFTIGLLAVVVAFTTSGCSRMPDDGIRFAEVTESQPIAIEDFSDLRFTDKDGNQVVLAEVMTRDYLVLVITRGWYGGVCFYCASQTSRWARRFDELEPYNAQLVVIFPTETEEDAPKLGELTKRIKGGEIPNQDVPYPILLDINLSSVDQLGIRAELAKPSTYIIDREGRVRFAYVGESIADRPTVDSVLRQLGQLNQ